One window of Lemur catta isolate mLemCat1 chromosome 3, mLemCat1.pri, whole genome shotgun sequence genomic DNA carries:
- the FAM189B gene encoding protein FAM189B isoform X2: protein MMPSTSDSSRSLTSRPSTRGLTHLRLHRPWLQALLTLGLAQVLLGILVVTFSMVASSVTTTESIKRSCPSWAGFSLAFSGVVGIVSWKRPFTLVISFFSLLSVLCVMLSMAGSVLSCKNGQLARDFQECSMDGKVCVCCPSVPLLRPCPESGQELKVATNSTCDEARGALKNLLFSVCGLTICAAIICTLSAIVCCIQIFSLDLVHTQLAPERSVSGPLGPLGCTSSPPAPLLHTMLDLEEFVPPVPPPPYYPPEYTCSSETDAQSITYNGSMDSPMPLYPTDCPPSYEAVMGLRGDSQATLFDPQLHDGSCICERVASIVDVSMDSGSLVLSAIGDLPGGSSPSEDSCLLELQGSVRSVDYVLFRSIQRSRAGYCLSLDCGLRGPFEDSPLPRRPPRAARSYSCSAPEAPPSLGAPTAARSCHRLEGWPPWVGPCFPELRRRVPRGGSRPAVAPPTRAPTRRFSDSSGSLTPPGHRPPHPASPPPLLLPRSHSDPGITTSSNTADFRDLYTKVLEEEAISVSSADTGLCSEACLFRLARCPSPKLLRAQSAEKRRPMPTFQKVPLPSGPTPAHSLGDLKGSWPGRGLVTRFLQMSRKAPDPSGTRAHGHKQVPRSPWGRPGRESLHLRSCGDLSSGSSLRRLLSGRRLERGTRPQSLSLNAGSRETGL from the exons ATGATGCCCTCGACTAGTGACTCCAGCCGCTCTCTGACCAGCCGGCCCAGCACCCGGGGCCTTACTCACCTCCGCCTCCACCGACCCTGGCTGCAGGCCCTGCTCACGCTGGGGCTGGCCCAGGTGCTCCTGGGCATCCTGGTGGTCACCTTCAGCATGGTGGCCTCTTCCGTCACCACCACCGAGAGCATCAAGAGGTCCTGCCCGTCTTGGGCTGGGTTCTCG CTGGCGTTCTCCGGGGTGGTTGGCATTGTGTCCTGGAAGCGGCCATTCACTCTAGTG atctccttcttctccttgcTTTCGGTGCTCTGTGTCATGCTTAGCATGGCTGGCTCTGTTCTCTCCTGTAAGAATGGTCAGCTGGCTCGAGACTTTCAAGAATGCTCCATG GACGGAAAGGTCTGTGTGTGCTGTCCCTCTGTTCCTCTACTCCGACCCTGTCCAGAGTCAGGGCAGGAACTGAAAGTTGCCACTAACTCCACCTGTGATGAAGCCCGAGGGGCTCTCAAG AACCTGCTCTTCAGCGTCTGTGGGCTCACCATTTGTGCCGCCATAATCTGTACCCTCTCTGCTATTGTTTGCTGCATCCAGATCTTCTCTCTGGACCTTGTGCATACG CAGCTGGCTCCTGAGCGCTCAGTCTCAGGCCCCCTGGGGCCTCTGGGCTGTACATCCTCACCACCAGCCCCTCTCCTACACACCATGCTGGACCTGGAAGAATTTGTACCACCTGTGCCCCCACCGCCCTACTATCCCCCAGAGTACACCTGCAGCTCAGAAACAGATGCACAGAG CATCACGTACAATGGCTCCATGGACAGCCCAATGCCCTTGTACCCTACTGATTGCCCCCCTTCTTATGAGGCCGTCATGGGACTACGAGGAGACAGCCAG GCCACTCTCTTTGATCCTCAGCTTCATGATGGCTCTTGCATCTGTGAGCGAGTGGCCTCCATTGTAGATG TGTCCATGGACAGCGGGTCTCTGGTGCTGTCAGCCATCGGCGACCTCCCTGGGGGCTCTAGCCCATCCGAGGACTCGTGCCTGCTGGAGTTGCAGGGCTCCGTGCGCTCCGTTGACTACGTGCTCTTCCGCTCTATCCAGCGCAGCCGCGCCGgctactgcctcagcctggaCTGTGGCCTGCGGGGCCCCTTTGAGGACAGCCCCCTGCCACGGCGGCCCCCACGGGCTGCCCGCTCCTATTCCTGCTCTGCCCCAGAGGCCCCACCCTCACTGGGTGCCCCCACAGCTGCCCGCAGCTGCCACCGGCTGGAGGGCTGGCCGCCCTGGGTGGGACCCTGCTTCCCTGAGCTGAGGCGGCGGGTCCCCCGGGGAGGTAGCCGCCCAGCTGTGGCCCCTCCCACCCGAGCCCCTACTCGACGCTTCAGCGATAGCTCAGGTTCCCTCACCCCACCGGGGCACCGGCCTCCTCATCCGGCTTCcccaccaccactgctgctgccacGGTCCCACAGTGACCCAGGCATCACCACCTCCAGCAACACTG CTGACTTCAGGGACCTTTATACCAAAGTGCTTGAGGAAGAAGCTATTTCCGTTTCCTCTGCAGATACAG GGCTCTGCTCTGAAGCCTGCCTCTTCCGCCTAGCCCGCTGCCCTTCCCCCAAGTTGCTACGTGCCCAGTCAGCGGAGAAACGGCGTCCTATGCCCACCTTCCAGAAAGTGCCCCTGCCCTCAGGCCCTACGCCTGCCCACTCCCTGGGGGATCTGAAGGGCAGCTGGCCAGGCCGGGGCCTGGTCACTCGTTTCCTCCAGATGTCCAGGAAGGCCCCGGACCCCAGTGGGACTAGAGCCCATGGACATAAGCAG GTACCCCGGAGCCCATGGGGCCGGCCAGGCCGAGAGAGCCTCCACCTTCGCAGCTGTGGAGACCTGAGCTCTGGCTCCTCCTTGCGGCGTCTCCTGTCTGGCCGCCGGCTGGAGCGTGGTACACGCCCTCAAAGCCTCAGCCTCAATGCGGGCAGCCGGGAGACAGGGCTCTGA
- the FAM189B gene encoding protein FAM189B isoform X1, whose product MMPSTSDSSRSLTSRPSTRGLTHLRLHRPWLQALLTLGLAQVLLGILVVTFSMVASSVTTTESIKRSCPSWAGFSLAFSGVVGIVSWKRPFTLVISFFSLLSVLCVMLSMAGSVLSCKNGQLARDFQECSMDGKVCVCCPSVPLLRPCPESGQELKVATNSTCDEARGALKNLLFSVCGLTICAAIICTLSAIVCCIQIFSLDLVHTQLAPERSVSGPLGPLGCTSSPPAPLLHTMLDLEEFVPPVPPPPYYPPEYTCSSETDAQSITYNGSMDSPMPLYPTDCPPSYEAVMGLRGDSQATLFDPQLHDGSCICERVASIVDVSMDSGSLVLSAIGDLPGGSSPSEDSCLLELQGSVRSVDYVLFRSIQRSRAGYCLSLDCGLRGPFEDSPLPRRPPRAARSYSCSAPEAPPSLGAPTAARSCHRLEGWPPWVGPCFPELRRRVPRGGSRPAVAPPTRAPTRRFSDSSGSLTPPGHRPPHPASPPPLLLPRSHSDPGITTSSNTADFRDLYTKVLEEEAISVSSADTGPACGLCSEACLFRLARCPSPKLLRAQSAEKRRPMPTFQKVPLPSGPTPAHSLGDLKGSWPGRGLVTRFLQMSRKAPDPSGTRAHGHKQVPRSPWGRPGRESLHLRSCGDLSSGSSLRRLLSGRRLERGTRPQSLSLNAGSRETGL is encoded by the exons ATGATGCCCTCGACTAGTGACTCCAGCCGCTCTCTGACCAGCCGGCCCAGCACCCGGGGCCTTACTCACCTCCGCCTCCACCGACCCTGGCTGCAGGCCCTGCTCACGCTGGGGCTGGCCCAGGTGCTCCTGGGCATCCTGGTGGTCACCTTCAGCATGGTGGCCTCTTCCGTCACCACCACCGAGAGCATCAAGAGGTCCTGCCCGTCTTGGGCTGGGTTCTCG CTGGCGTTCTCCGGGGTGGTTGGCATTGTGTCCTGGAAGCGGCCATTCACTCTAGTG atctccttcttctccttgcTTTCGGTGCTCTGTGTCATGCTTAGCATGGCTGGCTCTGTTCTCTCCTGTAAGAATGGTCAGCTGGCTCGAGACTTTCAAGAATGCTCCATG GACGGAAAGGTCTGTGTGTGCTGTCCCTCTGTTCCTCTACTCCGACCCTGTCCAGAGTCAGGGCAGGAACTGAAAGTTGCCACTAACTCCACCTGTGATGAAGCCCGAGGGGCTCTCAAG AACCTGCTCTTCAGCGTCTGTGGGCTCACCATTTGTGCCGCCATAATCTGTACCCTCTCTGCTATTGTTTGCTGCATCCAGATCTTCTCTCTGGACCTTGTGCATACG CAGCTGGCTCCTGAGCGCTCAGTCTCAGGCCCCCTGGGGCCTCTGGGCTGTACATCCTCACCACCAGCCCCTCTCCTACACACCATGCTGGACCTGGAAGAATTTGTACCACCTGTGCCCCCACCGCCCTACTATCCCCCAGAGTACACCTGCAGCTCAGAAACAGATGCACAGAG CATCACGTACAATGGCTCCATGGACAGCCCAATGCCCTTGTACCCTACTGATTGCCCCCCTTCTTATGAGGCCGTCATGGGACTACGAGGAGACAGCCAG GCCACTCTCTTTGATCCTCAGCTTCATGATGGCTCTTGCATCTGTGAGCGAGTGGCCTCCATTGTAGATG TGTCCATGGACAGCGGGTCTCTGGTGCTGTCAGCCATCGGCGACCTCCCTGGGGGCTCTAGCCCATCCGAGGACTCGTGCCTGCTGGAGTTGCAGGGCTCCGTGCGCTCCGTTGACTACGTGCTCTTCCGCTCTATCCAGCGCAGCCGCGCCGgctactgcctcagcctggaCTGTGGCCTGCGGGGCCCCTTTGAGGACAGCCCCCTGCCACGGCGGCCCCCACGGGCTGCCCGCTCCTATTCCTGCTCTGCCCCAGAGGCCCCACCCTCACTGGGTGCCCCCACAGCTGCCCGCAGCTGCCACCGGCTGGAGGGCTGGCCGCCCTGGGTGGGACCCTGCTTCCCTGAGCTGAGGCGGCGGGTCCCCCGGGGAGGTAGCCGCCCAGCTGTGGCCCCTCCCACCCGAGCCCCTACTCGACGCTTCAGCGATAGCTCAGGTTCCCTCACCCCACCGGGGCACCGGCCTCCTCATCCGGCTTCcccaccaccactgctgctgccacGGTCCCACAGTGACCCAGGCATCACCACCTCCAGCAACACTG CTGACTTCAGGGACCTTTATACCAAAGTGCTTGAGGAAGAAGCTATTTCCGTTTCCTCTGCAGATACAGGTCCGGCATGTG GGCTCTGCTCTGAAGCCTGCCTCTTCCGCCTAGCCCGCTGCCCTTCCCCCAAGTTGCTACGTGCCCAGTCAGCGGAGAAACGGCGTCCTATGCCCACCTTCCAGAAAGTGCCCCTGCCCTCAGGCCCTACGCCTGCCCACTCCCTGGGGGATCTGAAGGGCAGCTGGCCAGGCCGGGGCCTGGTCACTCGTTTCCTCCAGATGTCCAGGAAGGCCCCGGACCCCAGTGGGACTAGAGCCCATGGACATAAGCAG GTACCCCGGAGCCCATGGGGCCGGCCAGGCCGAGAGAGCCTCCACCTTCGCAGCTGTGGAGACCTGAGCTCTGGCTCCTCCTTGCGGCGTCTCCTGTCTGGCCGCCGGCTGGAGCGTGGTACACGCCCTCAAAGCCTCAGCCTCAATGCGGGCAGCCGGGAGACAGGGCTCTGA
- the FAM189B gene encoding protein FAM189B isoform X3 has product MMPSTSDSSRSLTSRPSTRGLTHLRLHRPWLQALLTLGLAQVLLGILVVTFSMVASSVTTTESIKRSCPSWAGFSLAFSGVVGIVSWKRPFTLVISFFSLLSVLCVMLSMAGSVLSCKNGQLARDFQECSMDGKVCVCCPSVPLLRPCPESGQELKVATNSTCDEARGALKNLLFSVCGLTICAAIICTLSAIVCCIQIFSLDLVHTLAPERSVSGPLGPLGCTSSPPAPLLHTMLDLEEFVPPVPPPPYYPPEYTCSSETDAQSITYNGSMDSPMPLYPTDCPPSYEAVMGLRGDSQATLFDPQLHDGSCICERVASIVDVSMDSGSLVLSAIGDLPGGSSPSEDSCLLELQGSVRSVDYVLFRSIQRSRAGYCLSLDCGLRGPFEDSPLPRRPPRAARSYSCSAPEAPPSLGAPTAARSCHRLEGWPPWVGPCFPELRRRVPRGGSRPAVAPPTRAPTRRFSDSSGSLTPPGHRPPHPASPPPLLLPRSHSDPGITTSSNTADFRDLYTKVLEEEAISVSSADTGLCSEACLFRLARCPSPKLLRAQSAEKRRPMPTFQKVPLPSGPTPAHSLGDLKGSWPGRGLVTRFLQMSRKAPDPSGTRAHGHKQVPRSPWGRPGRESLHLRSCGDLSSGSSLRRLLSGRRLERGTRPQSLSLNAGSRETGL; this is encoded by the exons ATGATGCCCTCGACTAGTGACTCCAGCCGCTCTCTGACCAGCCGGCCCAGCACCCGGGGCCTTACTCACCTCCGCCTCCACCGACCCTGGCTGCAGGCCCTGCTCACGCTGGGGCTGGCCCAGGTGCTCCTGGGCATCCTGGTGGTCACCTTCAGCATGGTGGCCTCTTCCGTCACCACCACCGAGAGCATCAAGAGGTCCTGCCCGTCTTGGGCTGGGTTCTCG CTGGCGTTCTCCGGGGTGGTTGGCATTGTGTCCTGGAAGCGGCCATTCACTCTAGTG atctccttcttctccttgcTTTCGGTGCTCTGTGTCATGCTTAGCATGGCTGGCTCTGTTCTCTCCTGTAAGAATGGTCAGCTGGCTCGAGACTTTCAAGAATGCTCCATG GACGGAAAGGTCTGTGTGTGCTGTCCCTCTGTTCCTCTACTCCGACCCTGTCCAGAGTCAGGGCAGGAACTGAAAGTTGCCACTAACTCCACCTGTGATGAAGCCCGAGGGGCTCTCAAG AACCTGCTCTTCAGCGTCTGTGGGCTCACCATTTGTGCCGCCATAATCTGTACCCTCTCTGCTATTGTTTGCTGCATCCAGATCTTCTCTCTGGACCTTGTGCATACG CTGGCTCCTGAGCGCTCAGTCTCAGGCCCCCTGGGGCCTCTGGGCTGTACATCCTCACCACCAGCCCCTCTCCTACACACCATGCTGGACCTGGAAGAATTTGTACCACCTGTGCCCCCACCGCCCTACTATCCCCCAGAGTACACCTGCAGCTCAGAAACAGATGCACAGAG CATCACGTACAATGGCTCCATGGACAGCCCAATGCCCTTGTACCCTACTGATTGCCCCCCTTCTTATGAGGCCGTCATGGGACTACGAGGAGACAGCCAG GCCACTCTCTTTGATCCTCAGCTTCATGATGGCTCTTGCATCTGTGAGCGAGTGGCCTCCATTGTAGATG TGTCCATGGACAGCGGGTCTCTGGTGCTGTCAGCCATCGGCGACCTCCCTGGGGGCTCTAGCCCATCCGAGGACTCGTGCCTGCTGGAGTTGCAGGGCTCCGTGCGCTCCGTTGACTACGTGCTCTTCCGCTCTATCCAGCGCAGCCGCGCCGgctactgcctcagcctggaCTGTGGCCTGCGGGGCCCCTTTGAGGACAGCCCCCTGCCACGGCGGCCCCCACGGGCTGCCCGCTCCTATTCCTGCTCTGCCCCAGAGGCCCCACCCTCACTGGGTGCCCCCACAGCTGCCCGCAGCTGCCACCGGCTGGAGGGCTGGCCGCCCTGGGTGGGACCCTGCTTCCCTGAGCTGAGGCGGCGGGTCCCCCGGGGAGGTAGCCGCCCAGCTGTGGCCCCTCCCACCCGAGCCCCTACTCGACGCTTCAGCGATAGCTCAGGTTCCCTCACCCCACCGGGGCACCGGCCTCCTCATCCGGCTTCcccaccaccactgctgctgccacGGTCCCACAGTGACCCAGGCATCACCACCTCCAGCAACACTG CTGACTTCAGGGACCTTTATACCAAAGTGCTTGAGGAAGAAGCTATTTCCGTTTCCTCTGCAGATACAG GGCTCTGCTCTGAAGCCTGCCTCTTCCGCCTAGCCCGCTGCCCTTCCCCCAAGTTGCTACGTGCCCAGTCAGCGGAGAAACGGCGTCCTATGCCCACCTTCCAGAAAGTGCCCCTGCCCTCAGGCCCTACGCCTGCCCACTCCCTGGGGGATCTGAAGGGCAGCTGGCCAGGCCGGGGCCTGGTCACTCGTTTCCTCCAGATGTCCAGGAAGGCCCCGGACCCCAGTGGGACTAGAGCCCATGGACATAAGCAG GTACCCCGGAGCCCATGGGGCCGGCCAGGCCGAGAGAGCCTCCACCTTCGCAGCTGTGGAGACCTGAGCTCTGGCTCCTCCTTGCGGCGTCTCCTGTCTGGCCGCCGGCTGGAGCGTGGTACACGCCCTCAAAGCCTCAGCCTCAATGCGGGCAGCCGGGAGACAGGGCTCTGA
- the FAM189B gene encoding protein FAM189B isoform X4 has protein sequence MMPSTSDSSRSLTSRPSTRGLTHLRLHRPWLQALLTLGLAQVLLGILVVTFSMVASSVTTTESIKRSCPSWAGFSISFFSLLSVLCVMLSMAGSVLSCKNGQLARDFQECSMDGKVCVCCPSVPLLRPCPESGQELKVATNSTCDEARGALKNLLFSVCGLTICAAIICTLSAIVCCIQIFSLDLVHTQLAPERSVSGPLGPLGCTSSPPAPLLHTMLDLEEFVPPVPPPPYYPPEYTCSSETDAQSITYNGSMDSPMPLYPTDCPPSYEAVMGLRGDSQATLFDPQLHDGSCICERVASIVDVSMDSGSLVLSAIGDLPGGSSPSEDSCLLELQGSVRSVDYVLFRSIQRSRAGYCLSLDCGLRGPFEDSPLPRRPPRAARSYSCSAPEAPPSLGAPTAARSCHRLEGWPPWVGPCFPELRRRVPRGGSRPAVAPPTRAPTRRFSDSSGSLTPPGHRPPHPASPPPLLLPRSHSDPGITTSSNTADFRDLYTKVLEEEAISVSSADTGLCSEACLFRLARCPSPKLLRAQSAEKRRPMPTFQKVPLPSGPTPAHSLGDLKGSWPGRGLVTRFLQMSRKAPDPSGTRAHGHKQVPRSPWGRPGRESLHLRSCGDLSSGSSLRRLLSGRRLERGTRPQSLSLNAGSRETGL, from the exons ATGATGCCCTCGACTAGTGACTCCAGCCGCTCTCTGACCAGCCGGCCCAGCACCCGGGGCCTTACTCACCTCCGCCTCCACCGACCCTGGCTGCAGGCCCTGCTCACGCTGGGGCTGGCCCAGGTGCTCCTGGGCATCCTGGTGGTCACCTTCAGCATGGTGGCCTCTTCCGTCACCACCACCGAGAGCATCAAGAGGTCCTGCCCGTCTTGGGCTGGGTTCTCG atctccttcttctccttgcTTTCGGTGCTCTGTGTCATGCTTAGCATGGCTGGCTCTGTTCTCTCCTGTAAGAATGGTCAGCTGGCTCGAGACTTTCAAGAATGCTCCATG GACGGAAAGGTCTGTGTGTGCTGTCCCTCTGTTCCTCTACTCCGACCCTGTCCAGAGTCAGGGCAGGAACTGAAAGTTGCCACTAACTCCACCTGTGATGAAGCCCGAGGGGCTCTCAAG AACCTGCTCTTCAGCGTCTGTGGGCTCACCATTTGTGCCGCCATAATCTGTACCCTCTCTGCTATTGTTTGCTGCATCCAGATCTTCTCTCTGGACCTTGTGCATACG CAGCTGGCTCCTGAGCGCTCAGTCTCAGGCCCCCTGGGGCCTCTGGGCTGTACATCCTCACCACCAGCCCCTCTCCTACACACCATGCTGGACCTGGAAGAATTTGTACCACCTGTGCCCCCACCGCCCTACTATCCCCCAGAGTACACCTGCAGCTCAGAAACAGATGCACAGAG CATCACGTACAATGGCTCCATGGACAGCCCAATGCCCTTGTACCCTACTGATTGCCCCCCTTCTTATGAGGCCGTCATGGGACTACGAGGAGACAGCCAG GCCACTCTCTTTGATCCTCAGCTTCATGATGGCTCTTGCATCTGTGAGCGAGTGGCCTCCATTGTAGATG TGTCCATGGACAGCGGGTCTCTGGTGCTGTCAGCCATCGGCGACCTCCCTGGGGGCTCTAGCCCATCCGAGGACTCGTGCCTGCTGGAGTTGCAGGGCTCCGTGCGCTCCGTTGACTACGTGCTCTTCCGCTCTATCCAGCGCAGCCGCGCCGgctactgcctcagcctggaCTGTGGCCTGCGGGGCCCCTTTGAGGACAGCCCCCTGCCACGGCGGCCCCCACGGGCTGCCCGCTCCTATTCCTGCTCTGCCCCAGAGGCCCCACCCTCACTGGGTGCCCCCACAGCTGCCCGCAGCTGCCACCGGCTGGAGGGCTGGCCGCCCTGGGTGGGACCCTGCTTCCCTGAGCTGAGGCGGCGGGTCCCCCGGGGAGGTAGCCGCCCAGCTGTGGCCCCTCCCACCCGAGCCCCTACTCGACGCTTCAGCGATAGCTCAGGTTCCCTCACCCCACCGGGGCACCGGCCTCCTCATCCGGCTTCcccaccaccactgctgctgccacGGTCCCACAGTGACCCAGGCATCACCACCTCCAGCAACACTG CTGACTTCAGGGACCTTTATACCAAAGTGCTTGAGGAAGAAGCTATTTCCGTTTCCTCTGCAGATACAG GGCTCTGCTCTGAAGCCTGCCTCTTCCGCCTAGCCCGCTGCCCTTCCCCCAAGTTGCTACGTGCCCAGTCAGCGGAGAAACGGCGTCCTATGCCCACCTTCCAGAAAGTGCCCCTGCCCTCAGGCCCTACGCCTGCCCACTCCCTGGGGGATCTGAAGGGCAGCTGGCCAGGCCGGGGCCTGGTCACTCGTTTCCTCCAGATGTCCAGGAAGGCCCCGGACCCCAGTGGGACTAGAGCCCATGGACATAAGCAG GTACCCCGGAGCCCATGGGGCCGGCCAGGCCGAGAGAGCCTCCACCTTCGCAGCTGTGGAGACCTGAGCTCTGGCTCCTCCTTGCGGCGTCTCCTGTCTGGCCGCCGGCTGGAGCGTGGTACACGCCCTCAAAGCCTCAGCCTCAATGCGGGCAGCCGGGAGACAGGGCTCTGA